Proteins from one Desulfovibrio sp. Fe33 genomic window:
- a CDS encoding CBS domain-containing protein, producing MKVKELMTPVGDYRTLGTDATLGDVVAALQGGTHRDIFIVDERGAFAGVLTMTDIITALEPNYKKLFKKDLDSDILSNRYVAEQFKEFNLWSDTLGNICARGVAIKVTDAMHVPEEDQYLDEDSDIEYGVHMYMVGTPQPLIVRRDGKITGVLRMSDVFNEIIGRMNTCAKAD from the coding sequence ATGAAAGTCAAAGAGCTTATGACCCCGGTGGGGGACTACCGGACGCTGGGCACGGACGCCACGCTCGGCGACGTGGTCGCCGCGCTACAGGGCGGCACCCATCGGGACATTTTCATCGTGGACGAACGGGGCGCCTTCGCCGGGGTCCTGACCATGACCGACATCATCACCGCGCTGGAGCCCAACTACAAAAAACTTTTCAAGAAAGACCTGGACAGCGACATTCTCTCCAATCGGTATGTCGCCGAGCAGTTCAAGGAGTTCAACCTCTGGTCCGACACCCTGGGCAACATCTGCGCCCGAGGCGTCGCGATCAAGGTCACCGACGCCATGCATGTCCCCGAAGAGGACCAATACCTGGATGAAGACAGCGACATCGAATACGGCGTGCACATGTACATGGTCGGCACGCCCCAGCCGCTGATCGTCCGTCGTGACGGCAAGATCACCGGCGTCCTGCGCATGTCGGACGTCTTCAACGAAATCATCGGCCGCATGAACACCTGCGCCAAAGCCGACTAG
- a CDS encoding NifB/NifX family molybdenum-iron cluster-binding protein produces the protein MENILIPIMDDELSPRFDLAPKVLIISITRETSAMGTLNERVIDFETPSAEAMYRLVMAENIQTIICAGIENEVFEFLKRKGIKVVDNVCGQVDPILEAYLAGQLSPGQFYF, from the coding sequence ATGGAAAATATCCTCATCCCCATCATGGACGACGAACTGTCCCCGCGCTTCGACCTCGCCCCCAAGGTGCTCATTATTTCCATCACCCGGGAAACCAGCGCCATGGGCACCCTGAACGAGCGGGTCATCGACTTTGAAACACCGTCGGCCGAGGCCATGTACAGGCTGGTCATGGCCGAGAACATCCAGACCATCATTTGCGCGGGCATAGAAAACGAGGTTTTCGAGTTTCTGAAACGCAAAGGCATCAAGGTCGTAGACAACGTCTGCGGCCAGGTCGATCCCATTCTGGAAGCCTACCTCGCCGGTCAGCTTTCCCCTGGGCAATTCTATTTCTGA
- a CDS encoding sigma-54 interaction domain-containing protein → MAIADPAALIRNLSNKQGLAALLDVLPLGVAIMDRNGTLLAVNRNYESLTGVSGDQVLGIRCHHALRSDYCMRKCPMRGEWADKRARTVETNIINRDREKLSIHLTLAPLVADDGSVRGVIETLMPASIHALDEIVSGVSGLGELVGRSPEVRKIFSMTPSIAQTDSPVLITGETGTGKDMLAEEIHKESDRDGPFVKVNCGALPVPLLESELFGHTKNALPGADQAKPGRLRMAHGGTLFFTEIGDLPLPLQTKLLAYMDDHAVRPIGSTKVVHTDVRIMAASHYDLEDMVRRKRFRRDLLYRLNVIRLHLPPLRERGEDLLLLLDHFLKMFQVRYGKKVDRFSKNVETLMRSYEFPGNIRELRNLIEYAVNFCDTNVIRMRHLPGYMLHAPNLPENLSTPPRPVEAGAVLAAPPERWEDVQRKMIMEALVKTGGRKSKAAELLGWGRSTLWRKMKHFGIE, encoded by the coding sequence ATGGCCATAGCCGATCCGGCAGCGCTGATACGCAACCTATCGAACAAGCAGGGACTTGCCGCCCTCCTGGACGTGCTTCCTTTGGGCGTGGCCATCATGGACAGGAACGGAACGTTGCTGGCCGTGAACAGGAACTACGAGTCCCTGACCGGGGTGAGCGGAGACCAGGTCCTCGGCATTCGATGCCACCACGCCCTGCGCTCGGACTACTGTATGCGAAAGTGTCCCATGCGGGGCGAATGGGCGGACAAGCGGGCCCGGACCGTGGAAACGAACATCATCAACCGCGACCGGGAAAAACTCAGCATCCACCTGACCCTCGCGCCGCTGGTGGCCGACGACGGGTCCGTCCGGGGAGTCATCGAAACGCTGATGCCCGCGTCGATTCACGCCCTGGACGAGATCGTCAGCGGAGTTTCCGGGCTGGGCGAACTGGTGGGCCGGAGCCCCGAGGTACGCAAGATATTCTCCATGACCCCGTCCATCGCCCAAACCGATTCGCCGGTGCTCATCACCGGCGAGACGGGCACGGGCAAGGACATGCTGGCCGAGGAAATCCACAAGGAGTCCGACCGGGACGGCCCCTTCGTCAAGGTGAACTGCGGCGCGCTGCCCGTGCCGCTGCTGGAGTCCGAACTCTTCGGCCACACCAAGAACGCCTTGCCCGGCGCGGACCAGGCCAAGCCAGGCAGACTGCGCATGGCCCACGGGGGCACCCTCTTTTTCACCGAAATCGGCGATCTTCCCCTGCCGTTGCAGACCAAGCTGCTGGCCTACATGGACGATCACGCCGTGCGTCCGATCGGCTCCACCAAGGTCGTCCATACGGATGTCCGCATCATGGCCGCCAGCCATTACGACCTGGAGGACATGGTCCGCCGCAAACGGTTCCGGCGCGACCTACTCTACCGGCTCAACGTCATCCGGCTGCACCTGCCGCCCTTGCGCGAACGTGGCGAAGACCTGCTCCTGCTGCTGGACCACTTCCTGAAAATGTTCCAGGTCCGCTACGGCAAAAAGGTGGACCGTTTCTCCAAGAACGTGGAAACCCTGATGCGCTCCTATGAATTTCCCGGCAACATCAGGGAGCTGCGCAACCTCATCGAATATGCGGTCAACTTCTGCGACACCAACGTCATTCGAATGCGTCACCTGCCCGGCTATATGCTCCACGCGCCGAACCTGCCCGAGAACCTGTCCACACCTCCGAGGCCGGTGGAGGCAGGCGCGGTCCTGGCCGCCCCTCCCGAACGATGGGAGGATGTGCAGCGTAAAATGATAATGGAAGCGCTGGTCAAGACCGGCGGCCGCAAGTCAAAGGCCGCCGAACTGTTGGGCTGGGGCCGCTCCACCCTGTGGCGCAAGATGAAACACTTCGGCATAGAATAG